DNA from Xiphophorus maculatus strain JP 163 A chromosome 6, X_maculatus-5.0-male, whole genome shotgun sequence:
AACTTgtttataaaactttttgtgTTCATCTGAGTCTGCTCACGGGCTTGACCTTTTCTTAAAATTAGGTaaatacagctaaaaaaaataatgtatgtCCTGAAGTGAAATTTATGTTTGTGctttagctttaaaaataataaaaatgaacctGAAATATACAGAAGtggtgttaaaaaaacatgttcactcCTCCTTCTTTCATGCCCCTTTGTGGGTTGAGTACAAATGCAGCTGATTAACTGATAATTGTAACGTCCTGGAATCGTAATTTGCTGTAAAACAGAAGAACCGACATGCTCCAGTGCTCCTGTGGAGGTCAGTGCTGCAGTCCCATTGAGATGCTCCTCTAACACATCAAGAGACACAAACTAGTGAATTAAGAAAAGATGCAAAGCCGActggaaaaatgattattttatcatAATGTCAGAGACTGTGTAACAAGGTAGCCGTTCGCGGTAGGATTTTACAGTGACGATGAAGCGTTGAGGCAGAGTCAGGTGGGAAACAGCAGTGGTTTTATTCTTCACACAACATCAAACAACACTTCACAGGTGAAAACTGCAGTcttaaatagtcccagctgtgacGGATCAAACCACCTTTAATTCACAGGGGAATCTCAATTCATCAATCTCcacttatttaattaaaataccttttactaaatataaacatttctatttactttttataaatattttatgttttatcattacaccaaatgaaacaccacaaaacccatcaacaattcccccccccccactttTCAATGGCCTCTCCCGGAAGTTATATATGGTGTCTGGACCTCTGGGACAGtatttgtccaaacaccctggagaggacacagaaaagacaggtgagtcactctacattagcactccacacctaacagattatgcacaacacatttgctcagttttacccaCCAGTAGCTCATTGCTCTGAGTAACAATTATCCTCCCTCCACAGGGAACCACCTCACCTctcaatgaggagcagctgtgcagagcccagaacaaaaggGCTACATGCTAATCtctaaaaatactcaataaacacaattaaaacttcttgtgtgcaaattgttactgatgtgcaaatctatgcttaaagtgcagtgctaaataaagtgcttgttaataaagtgcaaaaatactttaaaaatgcaatacagtgatttcagtaaaatagtcCCAGTAATGAAGCTCTCTTCATTACAGACTGATAAGGCCTTATAGATTCTTACTGAATCTGAGAGCTTTTGCCATTTCTCAAATattcttgctgaaaatgtagtATGCTGTCTTTATCACTGtttcatttaatgaaaaaaagagaagagacagaaacatgcttcatgcaaatgaacaaaaaaaaagtgaccttgaaggttttttttctttttttcagagcAGATTCACATGAATCCTTGTAATTCATTCTGGGAATGTAATGTGTCACGTTTCTTTCTACTGTCCTTTTCCTTTGCAGGCTTTTCAATCAGACGACACAAAGTAAGTCCAAACGAaggatgttttttgttatttttctgttaagcATGCTTTGGATGACATGGAAAATCTAGATCGGCTTGCTATAAAAATGTAAGATGTAATAATTATGAGTGGATTTTCTTATTCTGCACCATGTGGTGTGTTGCAGATTGCTAGCAGACCTGAACTGCCCACTTTTCCTCCCTGAGCCCATCTGTGTGGACAGGAAGCACATCCTGGAAGACGTAGAGGGCAAATATCGAGAGTTCATCACGTCCACCCTCCGCTGCCTCAGCGAGCTCAAGAGGGAGCTCTGTGAGTGGCTCGTTAGTTTCACCCATCGGCCTCAAAGACCAGCAACATTACTTATCTATGAGGAAGTAGTTTGACTTTAgggaaatatttgcatttttctaaCACATATCTACTAAATTTTACAAACTTATCCCCAGACACGATCTTTTTAGGGAAAATTCTGTCatgaaaaattattcatatcccttgatttatttatttacgttttcttttttttcttctttttttttttttacatatggtTAAGCACAGCAACaatgtaattatttgtattttatgcaaTAGACCATTTCAAAGTATTGCATGAtagtgaagtagaaggaaaaatagttctgtttctcaaactttttttttttttttttttttacaaatacacaaTCTGAGAAATGTGGCATGCTCATCCTCTGAACATGCCAGAGGATGAGCATGTTCAGAGGAACATGCTCAGAGGTATGCATTGTTTTGGAGGtatatttctttgaaatttgACTGAGTGGATCCAAAGACAGTAAGTCAAGTAGAAGCACAGGTTAGCAACCTGAGCCATATTCATCCTCTGGGCCTGATGGCATCAGGTCCAGATTTTACACCTTGGTTGTGAAGATATGTCCCGACTTCGTCACTatccataaaaaatataacaaatataatAGATAGTTCATCCAAttttagagagaaaaacacagcacaGCTTTTTGAATAGCAAACTCCAGGTAAATTCAGCAGCtgtgcattttaaaatcattctCTTGACGTATGTAAGAAATACAACCTTGCTCTTCCCAGATCCAAATTAAGTTGCATGAAATTGTAACTTAATGGAGGAAGGActttacaaaatatatgaatttaaattaagatCACATTACGCACAGGTAGACGCTACGTGCAAATAAAGTGATTTCCGTGGTCGATTGGTTGCCTTAGATTTTTGCTTTGGGTTATTGGATTAAAAACGTTGGCGGTTTTCCGGGACAACCCGTTGCAAGGTCCACAGTGAGATCTTTAAGGGCGAACAAGTGTTAGAGGAAGTGTTTAAATTAAACGACCAGGAAACGATTCACTGTTGAATACAAGTCTGGATTTCTTGTTAGGTTTCAGATCACTGATAAGTGCAGTAAAAAGTAAACACCTTAAGCATTGGACTCTCTCCCCGCAGTAACCAGCCCTCTGTCCCTGGACACAAACTCTGCCCATCCTCTGCTGAGCATTTCTGACGACCTGCGTTCAGTCGCGCGTGTAAAGAGCCGACTGCCCTGCGCCGCTCACCCCGAGCGGTTTGACCACTGGCCACAGGTCCTCACCGTCCAGACCTTCTCCTCTGGGACTCACTACTGGGAGCTGGAGGCTGAGGGATTCTGGGATGTCGCCATCTGCTATCGGAGCATTGGACGGAAGGGGAAGGAAGGGAATGCTTTTGGAAACAACAAGGTAAAACTGTCGCCAcgtttttctctctgtggacCTGCTGTCACCTGAACACATGCACTGCTCAATCAGACacaactaatcagagccaggaggcgggtctcagcgctgtcaatcaccatCATGTCTCTCTGCTGAGCTACTGCTGGTTGCCCGCAACGtagcctgccatgaatgctaaagctaattagcatggccaccaataacagtggataaacagttttcctgcaaGTTGCAGGAAAGCAGCGCGTACACTAAATTGATTGACGGCGCCAAGACGCTCCTTCTGGAAAAGTTTATGGAAGTTTATTGAAAGGTACCTGTACTCATGAAATGACACAACTTGTCATgttggtagaaaaaaataaaataaaatacatctgaAGGGTGAAATAAATCTATGCAACCTAAAATATAGGTCACCAGAGCCAGCACTCAAGGCTTACTTGATTCAACAGGACTTTGAAATATAGACTACTGGTTTTCTTTTGCCTCATTCCTTTTAGGCGTTACTTCCTACTACGGGCGTAGATTTTACCACCTTCTACCTCTCTTGATCTGTTCTGAAACGACCACAGATCAACTTGAATCTCCTGTTGCcgtgttcattttaaataaagtcagaaatgcGTTTAGAAGGCAAATTTGCTTTTCACACgtcttgaaatgtaaaatactgAGACGTCTTTCAGAGTTTCTGTCCAGTAATAGAAACAACAAAGTCCTGAATGTTTACTTGGTTGCGTTGATGATTCGTCGTTGAGTCGTTTGTCTGAGAACAGTGTTGCTGCTCATCATAAACaacatgttgtttctgtttggacTGCAAatctatgtaattttttttttttttttttttgctatttcgTCCTTGTTTTGAGTCTTTGGTTAAAGCATTGCTGCTGTATTCCCAGGTGTCATGGAGCCTGACGCAGCAGCACGACAAAAAGCTGTCTGCCTGGCACAACCGCAGGAAGACACGGCTCACGTACCAAATGGTCGGCAATCGAGTCGCAGTTGCCGTGGACTACAGCTCCGGGACCATCACCTTCTCCGAAGTGGGACCTTCCAACACCCTGATCCACCTCCACACTTTCTCCACCAGCTTCACCCAGCCTGTGTGTTTGGGCTTCGGACTCTATAAAGCGGAGCTCAAGAGCCGCATCTCTGTCGTTAAAGTGTGAGCAGGAGATCGACGAGACAGGGACTTTTGCCGTGAGCCACGCCTTCTTCCTGACTGGCCGTAACGGCGTTCTCCTCCTAAAAGTGCGTTGATGGCGCATCAACATGGTCGCCTGCTTCAGAAATGCTTTCTAACTATGTGAAATGTGAACACAGAAACCTGACGctcattaaaataaagagagagGTCTGTTTTGAAGCACATTTAAAGTATTCTtatccattttttattatttaggtcTTATTAGTAGGATACTTTCTCATTTCATTgaaaatttatgtaaaataaatccttGGATTTGAGAACACCTATTCAAAGAGAGAAAGTTCTCATTGGAGAATTTTTACTTTGACAAAATCACACAATTTTTGAGTCAGCACATCCtataaaatattgctttaaagaaaattcaagCACGGTAGAGGATTTATAATGCCATGGGCCGATTTCTCCCCCAAAAACCCTGAAAACCCAGTGAGAGCGCATGGCGACATAAAGTCTTTTGGTGTAACTCAAATTAAGGAAAGTAAattgtttttgacttttaacGCAACACATTTTCCCACATCCTTAGCAGGGGGGCAAATCCTTGTGAAGGCTTCTGCATGTGTGAATTTCAACCAAAAGGATTAAAGATGTCTCACTTCCAAgtcttgaaaagaaaaatattttcccttaTTTATTCGACAAATTCACATCTGGTAAGTAGCCTTCTGAATTTACAGCCTTGAAACCGCGCAGTGTTTGGCACCATAGCTACCAGCCAAGCAAATAATTATTACTTCACCGTAAAGATTCATTATGCTTTCATCCTTTTTAGCCAACCTTCTACTCGAGTCATGTCTCTGCTCTTCCtggaaaccagaagaaaaaggaaaaacaactgACAGACCCTCTATAACTTTGCTCTTTGGAGCTGAGCAGACTCCCAATCACCTTCCTTTATTCCTCTGTTAGGGTGAGTGGGTGGATGCAAGGTAAGAGGTTGAGGAAGAAGCAGATGAACGGAGGGGGTGGCTGAGAAGAGAAGGGaggacaaacacacatgcacagagagagagatcaGAGGATACTCCGGATCTGCGATCAGCTCGACTTGCAGCGCTGTGAGAGAATGTGACGGGAAGAGCTGGAAAACAAGGATTTTTCCCGCTTCGCCTGACTTCGGCTGGACGGATCTCGCAGGGTTTGCTGACATGGGACACAAGCTTCTTCAGCTGAAAACAGGTGATTGTCTAGTTTTTACTTACCATCTATTCTGTCAAGCAAATAGTCATCTTATGTAATGGTAAATATTCATTAACAATATTCATTAAAACTGAGGTTCAATACAGGGGTAGCCTCctcaaaacaatgtttcattttagcCAGTCAGAAGAACAGAGGAGGATACTGAGCTGACCAAGACCTGTTAGTGTGTGGAGCTACAGCATATGTTGAGACAGTGTTTTCGTGAAGGTGTGTGTGCTGAGGATGCGTGAGGGAGGGAGGGGGTCTCTGTGTAAAAGACAGATGGTCACTCAGTGGAGTTGTTCCTTTTCTCAGTCTCTCCTTCTGGGTCTCCCTGTCATCCCTCCAGAATCCTGCCTcatcactttttgttttgtccatCCTCTTTTCTTGCttgtctaatttttaaaaaatttttttttttatgctgaggGAATACAAAATATCTTTTTGACTCTGTTCACACGCATGTCTCTTAACTCTTCAGATTGctcaaaagttattttcagaCCATCTCACGGCTTGTTTCACCAGGTTCAGCCATGCCAATCTGGTCTGTCCACTTTGACCTCCTGATATTACCgagcctgctgctgcagctgctcttgTTGCTCTCGGCGCCCCTGGAAAGCGGCGCCCAGAATGACACGGAGCCCATCATCCTGGAGGGGAAGTGCCTGGTGGTGTGTGACTCCACGCCTTCGTCGGAGCCCGCTGGGAGCGCTCTGGGCATGTCCGTCCGCTCCGGCTCAGGACGGGTGGCCTTCTCGGCCAGCAGGCAGACCAACCACGAGCCGACAGACATGAGCAACCGCACCATGATCATCTACTTTGATAATGTGAGTAGCTTTGAAATATTCTTTAAGAAGGCATTTGTTGCAGGCCaccaaatgttatttgtttatCAAAATTTGATCAGTCTATTAGTGGAAGGAGTAAATTGTTTTTCCTAATCAGAGAGTCATGCTACTGCAGACTTTAGGGTGACTAAATGAGGTTCCAATGACGAAATTGGAATATTGAGAATGCAGCCGGAAAACTGAGCTATCACTTACAGGGTTGATAATTAATCACACAGCAATATTGTAACGATGAAATAAGTAGAGTCACTATCAGCCCAGAAAACAGCCTTATCAGAATACCAAACACTCAGAGCGTCACATGGCGCAGTGGTTAGAGCGCGCGCCGTACACGGTGGGTATAAAAATCACGGCCGTACCGAGGTCAACTCATACTTGTTAGATTACTGTCATATAAAGGCCACTGGAGCTGAACAAACACCCTATTTTGGCctgaattattttgtttcacatctCAACGAACTGAACAGGGTCTCCTGTGGTACACCGTTCCCTCCGTGGGTCGTTCTGTAGTAGGTCGGAGGACAGTTTTCCACTTTGGATCAGTACCAAGCCAATTTTAGCAAgggcaaaaggagaaaaataagaGCTCTTTAAGAAAGAGGACTGAGAACACCAAGCCAGGAAGGGAAAAACTAATTGGAACTTGAAACTTCACAGATTAGTCTGTGGTTCTGTCTTCTTGGTTCCTTGCTGACCCATTTTTAGAGCAAACAGAAGTGGCCCCAAAGTGATCACATTAGGCGCTGATTACTAAATTGGGTGCTACATTACACAATTAATGCCAGAATAGGATCTATGATAATTTTCAGAACCACAAGTTAAGTTTCCTGGGAGAGATCATCTCCAAaccaaaatataacaaaaagatttttgtctGGAAATAGTTTGTGCTCGAGGTCTACTAGTTACTATGCAAGTAAGATCATTACTTTAAAGAGCATTACCCGACACTGACAGGTTAAGACCTCCGGCAAACATCTTGGTCTAAGTGTAAAACCGTGCAAAAAGTTGGATTTCTGAAGTTTTGCATCTCTAgtcataaaaatgataaacacaGGAAATTCCAGTGCTTGAAATATGTGAAAGAAGATGAATACTTTTGTTATCCCGCATCTACTAATACAAATGCACATCTGATTACATCCACGCACTGAGGCTAAATGATAATAAGGTAAAGATTGAACATTTGGACTTGGTGTGCTGCCCACACAACTGTGAGATTATGCAGCGCATTCAAGGCTTTTTTACAGTGCAAATGTAGAAGAGAGAATCAATAGCTTTGAGACCGAGGGCCAACTGAATGTGTAATAAATAGAGTTACTGGAGTGACCTTGGAGTAAGCATGAATGTACGTTCCAGAAAGCTTTTAACAACAGCCCTCACCCTTCTTCAAagtgtctttcttttctctgtcaCACCTTGGACTCTCTTGACAATTTCCTTGCTGACATCGCCTACCTCGCCTGCATTTTCCCCCTTGAAATCTCTGCAGATTTTAGTCAACGTGGGCACTCACTTCGACCAAGAGAGCAGCGTCTTCGTCGCTCCGCGGAGAGGGGTTTACAGCTTCAACTTCCATGTCGTGAAGGCCTACAACAGACAGACCATTCAGGTATGCCATCACCTTAATTCGAGCAGTTGCAGTTGAGGTTGTAGCTGCTTCGCGCGTTCTCCCTGATCCGCGTGTTTGATGTCTCTTAGGTCAACCTGATGGTGAATGGCTGGCCGATGATTTCAGCGTTTGCGGGAGACCAAGACGTGACCAGAGAAGCGGCGACCAATGCAGGCCTGGTGATTCTGGAGAAGGGCGACAAGGCCTACCTCAGACTGGAGAAAGGGAACCTGATGGGAGGCTGGAAGTTCTCCACCTTTTCCGGCTTCCTCGTCTTCCCCTTGTGAGACGGGTCGAAAATGGAAGTGCTGGGTAACAGGGAAGGTGTGAGTGATGGGTGTTACGGCGCTTTGCAAAAGTAGTTACACCTCTTGAACTTCTTGACATCACGTCCGTTGTTCTCCAGAAAACATCTCAGGCTCGGTTAGATTGGGTGGAGAGCATCTGCGAACATCATTTTCCAAGACACTTTccactttgactgggtcattctaacACAGGATGAgggcttttttttaatcttaccAGAGTCCCTTCTTCCACATGCTTGTTATTTCTCCTACATGACTtctggaaaactgcaaaaagtaCTTATTTTGATTCCTTTTCTTGCCACTattcataaaattcaaattgGTGGAGTTCATGACTGATGGTTGTCCAATCAATAGATTATCCAATCTGAACtgtgtatctctgcagcttcttctgGGTTACTGCTTGCCCGCCTCTCTGACTGATCCTCTACTTCACTTTAAGTCAAATGCCTTATCTTGGTAGGCTTAGAGTTGTGCCATAGTGtttccatttccaaataatTGGTGGAACATTGCTCTGTGAGATGTTGAACACTTGGGATATACTTTTATCAAAACTTCTCTACacctttctccctgacctgttccttggtcttcatgaggAACGTTccctaacaaacctctgaggctttCTTAGAACAACATGGATTtataataacattaaataacaCTCAGTTGGACTGTCTAACTTCTAAAAGTAGCTAGCTGCAttggattttattgaaaataaatcaaattaaagagGATTTAtttcccttccacttcacaactatgcttctcaaaaaaaacaaaatcctagaAATATAAACAGACGCTTCTCACTGTAACCctataaaatgtgtaaaagtttgaGGTGTATGCTTTTGCAAGGTGCTGTACATCTAATTTTAGGACTAAACAAATGAAGAGAACtatctacaaaaaaaagttgctgaAAGCTACAAACACtctatgaaaataatttattta
Protein-coding regions in this window:
- the LOC102219948 gene encoding cerebellin-1-like, whose protein sequence is MGHKLLQLKTGSAMPIWSVHFDLLILPSLLLQLLLLLSAPLESGAQNDTEPIILEGKCLVVCDSTPSSEPAGSALGMSVRSGSGRVAFSASRQTNHEPTDMSNRTMIIYFDNILVNVGTHFDQESSVFVAPRRGVYSFNFHVVKAYNRQTIQVNLMVNGWPMISAFAGDQDVTREAATNAGLVILEKGDKAYLRLEKGNLMGGWKFSTFSGFLVFPL